One Dermacentor andersoni chromosome 6, qqDerAnde1_hic_scaffold, whole genome shotgun sequence genomic window carries:
- the LOC140218883 gene encoding protein GVQW3-like has product MAKRVAQRYCIRFCQKLGDSQVETIRKIRTAFSDNTMSSTQIKEWYNRFKYGRTSVESEPRSGRPSTCRNDQVIAEVNAEVMRDRRVTIQEIAEEVGISTFSAHSIMTEYLAMKRVAPKFVPKLLTMEQEQLHVEVSQDMLDFTNSDPDFTNAIITGEESWVYGYDPDRHSRPSRHSGSIPHHQDQRKPAKGAATLK; this is encoded by the exons ATGGCGAAGAGGGT CGCGCAGCGCTACTGCATCagattttgccagaaactgggcgacagccaagtggaaaccattcggaagattcgGACGGCTTTCAGTGACAAtactatgagcagcacacagattaaggagtggtacaaccggtttaaatatggccgcacatcggtggagagcgagccacgctccggtcgaccatcaacatgccgaaatgaccaggtcattgccgaagtgaacgctgaggtgatgcgggaccgtcgtgtgactatccaagaaattgcagaagaggtgggcatcagcactttttctgcgcattccattatgaccgaatatttggccatgaagagagttgcgccgaaattcgtgccgaagctgcttaCAATGGAACAAGAGCAACTTcatgttgaagtctcacaggacatgctggatttcACAAACAGTGACCCTGACTTCACGAACGCCATAATCACTGGTGAGGAGTCTTGGGTCTATGGGTACGACCCGGATCGTCACAGTCGtcccagtcgtcacagtggaagcattccacatcaccaagaccaaagaaAGCCCGCCAAGGGCGCAGCAACATTAAAGTGA